ttaaatattaatttgtagtatatatctttttaaaataatcataatttttaatttaaaataactagtagaataataatattgtcactattatttttgataatgtcactttatatatacttttttatattatatatttacatgaatttataaaaatgaatggtcttttcaaaataaaaatgatgataTCTATTTTTTAACTGTTGTATTCTAATTATTGTCTAAAGAATATcactctattttttataaaatacactAACATTAGTCATTGTTATAGTACAATAatatgcataaaaataaaattaataaaaggtAAATAAAGGTTTAGTGTTGATAACTAAAAGTCCATTAGAAAAACGCATAAGCTAAAAATAATTGCTTCTTGTAAATGTGATTTTGAAGTTTGAACGTGCTTCTTTTCTTCCAACAAACACACCCCTAATTAATCAAGTAAACTATCCAAATTCAAAATGTTCATCTATTTCTCTACTTCGCCAatcatgttttaagttttaccaattgagaatattatatttatatttcaaaaaaaaaagaatattcttGAGGGGAAAAAATAATGAAGACAGTTTGAGTTCACTTCCACACACTTTCAAAAGATATAGAGTTGGCGAAGGGAGCACAAGAAATGAAGCAAGGTACTCATTTTTTTCTCTGCTTTACATTTGTCTTACAAGTGAAGTAACAAtttagaaaagtaaaagtaatttggaaaaaaaaatctacaaaTATCCTTTGACAAAATGTTGAATAATATATTATCACTAATAAGTTAGATGTCTCTTTTGAGAAGTAGTCTTCCAAACTCGTATGATTTCATGACATGAATATCTTTTAAAGTGAAAATTCACGTTGTCTTCATTGTCTTCAAGGtaaatttatagttaaaaattgttaaatgaTAATATAATAAACCGTTAAATAATAACTCAGttaaatatttcaaataatCAATTCTCAACTATCTACTACCCAGTCTTCATCTTCCTTTAAACATTCAATGCATCGATTCCACACTGCTTGTAACTCAGAGACTGCTTTCGTGGACTAATCACTATAACACAATCCACAGAGACCTGCCCAGTGCAGATCAAAGCAAAAGATTAGAGATTAAAAATGAGTTCATGATAACTACTATTACTctaaggaagaaagaagatggAGGAACCTGAACACGAGGAGAATCGAAGAGACGAAGGACACGAATCCTAGCAGCAACGTTACCAAGAACCCGAAACTCGACCCTGTCATTGATGACTGCGTCACTGATCAACTCAGCGGCATCAGCCTGAAGCAAGTTAAGACGATCAACAGCCACGGCGGTGACGACGTCCTTCACGCAGTGCGGATCCTGGTAGAAACCAGGCACCAGAACCCTAGCTAAAGGTATTCCGCGGTACATGACTGTGAACCTGGAATCGCCGTACCTGATCCCAACCCTGTTGGGATTCACCACCGCGAAAAGTAACCGAATGGCGAGGGACAGCGTGGCAGTAGTTGCAGTTGTTGCGGGGTCGTTAGAGGTGATGGAAACGTACTGTACGTCCACTTGAATGAGGTCTACCTGTGGCTTCTTGGGTTTGATGGATAGAACCAATGCCAAGAGGATTACAAGGAGAACGAGGGACAAGAAGGAGACCAGCAGGAACATGCAGCAGCAGCAGGCCTTGCACGACGACGACTTCGAAGATGAAGAGGGGGGCCGCGACGGCGGCGGGGCGTAGTGCTGGCGGTTTTGAGGCCGGTAGGAATgcgatggtggtggtggtagccTTGATATCTGGTACTCCCCGTTTGGCTGAAATGGTGGGTTCCCTCCTCTTGTcatcattatttttgttcttttttattacTCTCTAAATGCTGTTTTTGTTATGTTTAGTTTGAATTTTTGAATGGAGTGTTATTAGTGAGTGGCGAGTGAGAAGGAATATAGctttttaatttgatgattaTGGATCGGACTGGCTTGTTGGTTATATTCAAATGGATAAAGATTACACACGGGACTTTCTAAAGTATGCATGTTAGTTCCCAGTTAATAAATTTACTCTCAGAAGGAACAAGTGTTTTTAGTtgaatttaataattgatttaataacGTGTGTGTATGTATTGTTACTTTACACAAAGGGAGATTCTGTCATTCTGCTTTAATTTGCTGGCCGGTTTTCACATGTGGACATGGGAGATTATGCAGAGATTATGCAATAACTCGATATGCAGAAAGTGAGGAAATGTTCATTGTGATTTGTGAATGAGGTAGTAACTAAAGTCTAAAAAAAGACTCAAGATGTTCTGTTGGTTATTGTTTCAACTTCAATCTGATAATTATGCTAATGTCACAATGCAGCGGATTTTCCATAAATTGCCTCGGGATTAGGAAAGCTATCGTTGATTAGGCCTGTCACTAATGGCTGTATATAAAATGATGACTCAAGATCGAAACAAAGTGAAGTTGGAcacttgaaaagaaaagaaaaacagtgTGTTACAGGCTGGGCTGGCTCATCTGAAACCACACCGTTGGAAGCTTCCTTTCAGTTCCCCTTTTGTGTCATCTCGTTGGAAAGGCTTCCTTTCCTTCCTGAGCTCTAAAAGCTACACTGGCCACCACTTTCTTTTGGGGGAGGAATCTGTTGT
The genomic region above belongs to Arachis duranensis cultivar V14167 chromosome 3, aradu.V14167.gnm2.J7QH, whole genome shotgun sequence and contains:
- the LOC107481591 gene encoding NDR1/HIN1-like protein 13 isoform X1, yielding MMTRGGNPPFQPNGEYQISRLPPPPSHSYRPQNRQHYAPPPSRPPSSSSKSSSCKACCCCMFLLVSFLSLVLLVILLALVLSIKPKKPQVDLIQVDVQYVSITSNDPATTATTATLSLAIRLLFAVVNPNRVGIRYGDSRFTVMYRGIPLARVLVPGFYQDPHCVKDVVTAVAVDRLNLLQADAAELISDAVINDRVEFRVLGNVAARIRVLRLFDSPRVQVSVDCVIVISPRKQSLSYKQCGIDALNV
- the LOC107481591 gene encoding NDR1/HIN1-like protein 13 isoform X2 translates to MMTRGGNPPFQPNGEYQISRLPPPPSHSYRPQNRQHYAPPPSRPPSSSSKSSSCKACCCCMFLLVSFLSLVLLVILLALVLSIKPKKPQVDLIQVDVQYVSITSNDPATTATTATLSLAIRLLFAVVNPNRVGIRYGDSRFTVMYRGIPLARVLVPGFYQDPHCVKDVVTAVAVDRLNLLQADAAELISDAVINDRVEFRVLGNVAARIRVLRLFDSPRVQ